Genomic window (Candidatus Latescibacter sp.):
CATCCCCCCTTTTTAAGGGGGGAAACATATTGGCAGGCAGTATCTTACCCCCTTAACAAGGGGGTCGCCGCTTTATGCGGCGGGGGGATTTTGTCTTTAGAGCATATAAATAGCATGGCATATTTGTCGCCAAAGAAAAAAAATGGGGGATGGCCAGTTTTATTAAACCTCTTGACAAGGATAAAATCTTACACTATATTATTTCTTACACCTGACGCCGCCGGAATTTTCCGGTACAGACGGTATCGCTTTCACGGAGCAGTGCAGACTATGCTGGTTACCAGAGTTCTTTCCCCCATCTCCACAGCCGATTGCCGCCAGCCGCTGTTCATGGCCAGGGTTCCCGCCGGGTTCCCCTCCCCTGCCGATGATTACCTGGAGGGAAATCTCGATATCAATACTTACCTTATCAAGCACCCCTCGGCCACCTTTTTTGTCCGGGCGGTCGGCGACTCTATGAAAGACACCGGCATTCACACCGGGGATATTCTCGTTGTGGACCGTTCTCTGGAGGCCGGGGACAACACCGTGGTGATCGCGGCGGTAAACGGCGAGCTGACGGTCAAACGCATTCGGAAAACCGACGGCGCCCTGTATCTCGTATCCGACAACATTGAGTTCGCACCCATCCCGATCCATGAAGACATGGATTTTGCGGTCTGGGGAGTGGTTACCAGC
Coding sequences:
- the umuD gene encoding translesion error-prone DNA polymerase V autoproteolytic subunit; translation: MLVTRVLSPISTADCRQPLFMARVPAGFPSPADDYLEGNLDINTYLIKHPSATFFVRAVGDSMKDTGIHTGDILVVDRSLEAGDNTVVIAAVNGELTVKRIRKTDGALYLVSDNIEFAPIPIHEDMDFAVWGVVTSVIHEF